In a single window of the Rhodamnia argentea isolate NSW1041297 chromosome 2, ASM2092103v1, whole genome shotgun sequence genome:
- the LOC115737299 gene encoding uncharacterized protein LOC115737299 isoform X3, which yields MDAPYRLGVDESYRPLPSVYLAFLAIWLVSACSWTFNTYRNAHFQTSNLQWTLASVPLIKALQLMLSFLFWYSCFYLQRCSLWMSFGVYVTGVLFQTASFISFLLISHGYCITCERLSISERRTTAVLGSVFYLTLVGYRASVPYFTGLLLINYFVSFYTIFYHISQNLSALREQLNYIEDEDVHAMHDAVLMKYIMFKKFQSAMQIVAMAEIVIYVNIDDSSTNYWLRLLVREWAIFCIFLYIGWTFRSQDLAPRFTVMPTVKSKGSMVIPPIYSIEMDAATFKDFSRHKWHIGILPFAATRAVGIQFLS from the exons ATGGACGCGCCGTACCGCCTCGGCGTCGACGAGTCCTACCGGCCGCTACCTTCGGTGTACTTGGCCTTCCTCGCGATCTGGCTCGTCTCCGCTTGCTCTTGGACCTTCAACACCTACCGCAACGCCCACTTTCAG ACAAGTAATTTGCAGTGGACGCTAGCATCTGTTCCTTTGATCAAGGCTTTGCAACTTATGCTCTCCTTCCTTTTCTG GTATTCGTGCTTTTATCTTCAGAGGTGTTCTTTATGGATGTCTTTTGGAGTCTATGTAACTGGAGTGCTCTTTCAGACAGCTTCTTTTATATCCTTCTTGCTTATTTCTCACGGATACTGCATCACCTGTGAGCGCCTATCCataagtgagcgtcgtacaacAGCTGTACTTGGGAGTGTGTTTTATCTGACTCTTGTTGGTTACAGAGCTTCTGTTCCTTATTTTACG GGACTTctgttgattaattattttgtaTCATTCTATACAATCTTTTACCACATATCTCAAAATCTATCAGCACTGAGGGAGCAGTTGAACTATATAGAAGACGAGGATGTTCATGCAATGCATGATGCTGTATTAATGAAGTACATCATGTTCAA GAAATTTCAGAGCGCAATGCAAATTGTGGCCATGGCCGAAATAGTG ATATATGTAAACATTGACGACTCATCAACTAATTACTGGCTTCGGCTGTTAGTTCGAGAATGGGCAATATTCTGCATATTTTTGTACATCGG GTGGACTTTCAGATCACAAGACCTGGCACCACGCTTCACAGTCATGCCAACTGTTAAATCTAAAGGCAGCATGGTCATTCCTCCTATATACAGTATT GAAATGGATGCAGCTACTTTTAAAGATTTCAGTCGTCACAAGTGGCACATTGGAATA CTTCCCTTTGCGGCGACAAGAGCTGTAGGGATTCAATTCTTGTCGTGA
- the LOC115737299 gene encoding uncharacterized protein LOC115737299 isoform X5: MLSFLFWYSCFYLQRCSLWMSFGVYVTGVLFQTASFISFLLISHGYCITCERLSISERRTTAVLGSVFYLTLVGYRASVPYFTGLLLINYFVSFYTIFYHISQNLSALREQLNYIEDEDVHAMHDAVLMKYIMFKKFQSAMQIVAMAEIVIYVNIDDSSTNYWLRLLVREWAIFCIFLYIGWTFRSQDLAPRFTVMPTVKSKGSMVIPPIYSIEMDAATFKDFSRHKWHIGIPASLCGDKSCRDSILVVIQHPHPHRLTNPDKPLQAQAC, from the exons ATGCTCTCCTTCCTTTTCTG GTATTCGTGCTTTTATCTTCAGAGGTGTTCTTTATGGATGTCTTTTGGAGTCTATGTAACTGGAGTGCTCTTTCAGACAGCTTCTTTTATATCCTTCTTGCTTATTTCTCACGGATACTGCATCACCTGTGAGCGCCTATCCataagtgagcgtcgtacaacAGCTGTACTTGGGAGTGTGTTTTATCTGACTCTTGTTGGTTACAGAGCTTCTGTTCCTTATTTTACG GGACTTctgttgattaattattttgtaTCATTCTATACAATCTTTTACCACATATCTCAAAATCTATCAGCACTGAGGGAGCAGTTGAACTATATAGAAGACGAGGATGTTCATGCAATGCATGATGCTGTATTAATGAAGTACATCATGTTCAA GAAATTTCAGAGCGCAATGCAAATTGTGGCCATGGCCGAAATAGTG ATATATGTAAACATTGACGACTCATCAACTAATTACTGGCTTCGGCTGTTAGTTCGAGAATGGGCAATATTCTGCATATTTTTGTACATCGG GTGGACTTTCAGATCACAAGACCTGGCACCACGCTTCACAGTCATGCCAACTGTTAAATCTAAAGGCAGCATGGTCATTCCTCCTATATACAGTATT GAAATGGATGCAGCTACTTTTAAAGATTTCAGTCGTCACAAGTGGCACATTGGAATA CCAGCTTCCCTTTGCGGCGACAAGAGCTGTAGGGATTCAATTCTTGTCGTGATTCAGCATCCCCACCCGCACCGGCTTACAAATCCCGACAAGCCTTTGCAAGCGCAGGCGTGTTAG
- the LOC115737299 gene encoding uncharacterized protein LOC115737299 isoform X2 produces MDAPYRLGVDESYRPLPSVYLAFLAIWLVSACSWTFNTYRNAHFQTSNLQWTLASVPLIKALQLMLSFLFWYSCFYLQRCSLWMSFGVYVTGVLFQTASFISFLLISHGYCITCERLSISERRTTAVLGSVFYLTLVGYRASVPYFTGLLLINYFVSFYTIFYHISQNLSALREQLNYIEDEDVHAMHDAVLMKYIMFKKFQSAMQIVAMAEIVIYVNIDDSSTNYWLRLLVREWAIFCIFLYIGWTFRSQDLAPRFTVMPTVKSKGSMVIPPIYSIEMDAATFKDFSRHKWHIGIVSSSNLNNITKSLSICLFGFGVS; encoded by the exons ATGGACGCGCCGTACCGCCTCGGCGTCGACGAGTCCTACCGGCCGCTACCTTCGGTGTACTTGGCCTTCCTCGCGATCTGGCTCGTCTCCGCTTGCTCTTGGACCTTCAACACCTACCGCAACGCCCACTTTCAG ACAAGTAATTTGCAGTGGACGCTAGCATCTGTTCCTTTGATCAAGGCTTTGCAACTTATGCTCTCCTTCCTTTTCTG GTATTCGTGCTTTTATCTTCAGAGGTGTTCTTTATGGATGTCTTTTGGAGTCTATGTAACTGGAGTGCTCTTTCAGACAGCTTCTTTTATATCCTTCTTGCTTATTTCTCACGGATACTGCATCACCTGTGAGCGCCTATCCataagtgagcgtcgtacaacAGCTGTACTTGGGAGTGTGTTTTATCTGACTCTTGTTGGTTACAGAGCTTCTGTTCCTTATTTTACG GGACTTctgttgattaattattttgtaTCATTCTATACAATCTTTTACCACATATCTCAAAATCTATCAGCACTGAGGGAGCAGTTGAACTATATAGAAGACGAGGATGTTCATGCAATGCATGATGCTGTATTAATGAAGTACATCATGTTCAA GAAATTTCAGAGCGCAATGCAAATTGTGGCCATGGCCGAAATAGTG ATATATGTAAACATTGACGACTCATCAACTAATTACTGGCTTCGGCTGTTAGTTCGAGAATGGGCAATATTCTGCATATTTTTGTACATCGG GTGGACTTTCAGATCACAAGACCTGGCACCACGCTTCACAGTCATGCCAACTGTTAAATCTAAAGGCAGCATGGTCATTCCTCCTATATACAGTATT GAAATGGATGCAGCTACTTTTAAAGATTTCAGTCGTCACAAGTGGCACATTGGAATAGTAAGCAGCTCAAACTTAAACAACATAACCAAGTCTTTAAGCATTTGCTTATTTGGATTCGGTGTTAGCTGA
- the LOC115737299 gene encoding uncharacterized protein LOC115737299 isoform X4 yields the protein MDAPYRLGVDESYRPLPSVYLAFLAIWLVSACSWTFNTYRNAHFQTSNLQWTLASVPLIKALQLMLSFLFWYSCFYLQRCSLWMSFGVYVTGVLFQTASFISFLLISHGYCITCERLSISERRTTAVLGSVFYLTLVGYRASVPYFTGLLLINYFVSFYTIFYHISQNLSALREQLNYIEDEDVHAMHDAVLMKYIMFKKFQSAMQIVAMAEIVIYVNIDDSSTNYWLRLLVREWAIFCIFLYIGWTFRSQDLAPRFTVMPTVKSKGSMVIPPIYSIEMDAATFKDFSRHKWHIGIRQEL from the exons ATGGACGCGCCGTACCGCCTCGGCGTCGACGAGTCCTACCGGCCGCTACCTTCGGTGTACTTGGCCTTCCTCGCGATCTGGCTCGTCTCCGCTTGCTCTTGGACCTTCAACACCTACCGCAACGCCCACTTTCAG ACAAGTAATTTGCAGTGGACGCTAGCATCTGTTCCTTTGATCAAGGCTTTGCAACTTATGCTCTCCTTCCTTTTCTG GTATTCGTGCTTTTATCTTCAGAGGTGTTCTTTATGGATGTCTTTTGGAGTCTATGTAACTGGAGTGCTCTTTCAGACAGCTTCTTTTATATCCTTCTTGCTTATTTCTCACGGATACTGCATCACCTGTGAGCGCCTATCCataagtgagcgtcgtacaacAGCTGTACTTGGGAGTGTGTTTTATCTGACTCTTGTTGGTTACAGAGCTTCTGTTCCTTATTTTACG GGACTTctgttgattaattattttgtaTCATTCTATACAATCTTTTACCACATATCTCAAAATCTATCAGCACTGAGGGAGCAGTTGAACTATATAGAAGACGAGGATGTTCATGCAATGCATGATGCTGTATTAATGAAGTACATCATGTTCAA GAAATTTCAGAGCGCAATGCAAATTGTGGCCATGGCCGAAATAGTG ATATATGTAAACATTGACGACTCATCAACTAATTACTGGCTTCGGCTGTTAGTTCGAGAATGGGCAATATTCTGCATATTTTTGTACATCGG GTGGACTTTCAGATCACAAGACCTGGCACCACGCTTCACAGTCATGCCAACTGTTAAATCTAAAGGCAGCATGGTCATTCCTCCTATATACAGTATT GAAATGGATGCAGCTACTTTTAAAGATTTCAGTCGTCACAAGTGGCACATTGGAATA CGACAAGAGCTGTAG
- the LOC115737299 gene encoding uncharacterized protein LOC115737299 isoform X1, whose protein sequence is MDAPYRLGVDESYRPLPSVYLAFLAIWLVSACSWTFNTYRNAHFQTSNLQWTLASVPLIKALQLMLSFLFWYSCFYLQRCSLWMSFGVYVTGVLFQTASFISFLLISHGYCITCERLSISERRTTAVLGSVFYLTLVGYRASVPYFTGLLLINYFVSFYTIFYHISQNLSALREQLNYIEDEDVHAMHDAVLMKYIMFKKFQSAMQIVAMAEIVIYVNIDDSSTNYWLRLLVREWAIFCIFLYIGWTFRSQDLAPRFTVMPTVKSKGSMVIPPIYSIEMDAATFKDFSRHKWHIGIPASLCGDKSCRDSILVVIQHPHPHRLTNPDKPLQAQAC, encoded by the exons ATGGACGCGCCGTACCGCCTCGGCGTCGACGAGTCCTACCGGCCGCTACCTTCGGTGTACTTGGCCTTCCTCGCGATCTGGCTCGTCTCCGCTTGCTCTTGGACCTTCAACACCTACCGCAACGCCCACTTTCAG ACAAGTAATTTGCAGTGGACGCTAGCATCTGTTCCTTTGATCAAGGCTTTGCAACTTATGCTCTCCTTCCTTTTCTG GTATTCGTGCTTTTATCTTCAGAGGTGTTCTTTATGGATGTCTTTTGGAGTCTATGTAACTGGAGTGCTCTTTCAGACAGCTTCTTTTATATCCTTCTTGCTTATTTCTCACGGATACTGCATCACCTGTGAGCGCCTATCCataagtgagcgtcgtacaacAGCTGTACTTGGGAGTGTGTTTTATCTGACTCTTGTTGGTTACAGAGCTTCTGTTCCTTATTTTACG GGACTTctgttgattaattattttgtaTCATTCTATACAATCTTTTACCACATATCTCAAAATCTATCAGCACTGAGGGAGCAGTTGAACTATATAGAAGACGAGGATGTTCATGCAATGCATGATGCTGTATTAATGAAGTACATCATGTTCAA GAAATTTCAGAGCGCAATGCAAATTGTGGCCATGGCCGAAATAGTG ATATATGTAAACATTGACGACTCATCAACTAATTACTGGCTTCGGCTGTTAGTTCGAGAATGGGCAATATTCTGCATATTTTTGTACATCGG GTGGACTTTCAGATCACAAGACCTGGCACCACGCTTCACAGTCATGCCAACTGTTAAATCTAAAGGCAGCATGGTCATTCCTCCTATATACAGTATT GAAATGGATGCAGCTACTTTTAAAGATTTCAGTCGTCACAAGTGGCACATTGGAATA CCAGCTTCCCTTTGCGGCGACAAGAGCTGTAGGGATTCAATTCTTGTCGTGATTCAGCATCCCCACCCGCACCGGCTTACAAATCCCGACAAGCCTTTGCAAGCGCAGGCGTGTTAG